One genomic window of Tachypleus tridentatus isolate NWPU-2018 chromosome 12, ASM421037v1, whole genome shotgun sequence includes the following:
- the LOC143235022 gene encoding myosin light chain 1-like encodes MKYKHDIKHYIHQQNWDNSTATSGVTNILKGKSCIKIELFRERRSSDKESTFVIPLRPKEAIMADLKPVEIEKARDHFEIYDFEGQGKIDCKDLGDLLRSLDTRPTIATITKNGGTKKKGEKMLTFDEFLPIYSQVRKEKEQGTHADFMEGLKVYDKSENGTMLAAELAHVLLSLGERLSDPEVEEIMKCCAGTEDEDGFIKYEPFVKAVMAGPFPEEAQ; translated from the exons atgaaatataaacatgatataaaacacTATATACATCAACAAAATTGGGATAATTCTACAGCGACATCTGGAGTTACAAACATTCTAAAGGGAAAGAGCTGCATTAAGATTGAGTTATTTCGTGAAAGGAGGTCCAGCGACAAAGAGAGTACGTTTGTGATTCCTCTTAGACCTAAGGAAGCTATAATG GCAGATTTGAAGCCGGTAGAAATAGAGA aagCCAGAGATCATTTCGAAATCTATGATTTCGAAGGACAGGGTAAGATAGACTGTAAAGATCTTGGAGATTTACTTCGGTCGCTGGACACTCGCCCAACTATCGCGACAATTACGAAAAATGGTGGTACAAAAAAGAAAG GGGAAAAGATGCTCACTTTTGACGAATTCTTACCAATCTACAGTCAAGTGAGGAAGGAGAAGGAACAAGGAACACATGCGGACTTCATGGAAGGTCTGAAAGTTTATGATAAATCTGAGAATGGTACCATGTTAGCGGCTGAGCTAGCTCACGTACTTCTTTCACTAG GTGAGAGGCTTTCAGATCCCGAGGTTGAAGAAATTATGAAGTGTTGTGCTGGCACAGAAGACGAGGatggtttcattaaatatgaac